The genomic DNA ATAACCATGCTTCATAGATTCCAACAAAATGCGATCTTCTCCGATATCCAATGCAATTTCATTTGAAGATATCTgttgtgaaaataatttaattattacaatatacggtatttgtcaaacaaaatattttttacgaaaCTGCAATAATCAATTAGTCCTGAGTACACAATGAGATTTAGTACCACTTTCTGCTACTTACACATTTTGGCAGATAGAATTCCGCCTGTATTTCTTCAACCTTCTCTTTGGACAGTTTGGCACGTAACTTAAACTCCGGCACCGTGGATCCAGCTAGTGATATTGCCTCTTTAATCTGGGAGgaattctgctttaattcttctGATTTCTGCTTTAGCACATTCACCTCATTTATATCAATCTCCTGTACCAATGGCACATTCTTCCCAACACTGCTTTTTTCAAGTTCATCCAATTTTCTTTTGTCCTCCTCTGTTGGTTGTTTATATGAGCTTAAAACGGTTTTCACATCTTTATTACGTACACGATGGCGCACCAGTGTGCCTATAAACTTTCTATTTTGTAGTATTATTGATTTCTcgacttttatttgtatgttataTTTATCGTTTAGAGCTTCGGCAATTAGCGCCAGGAAAAAGTCTTTAAATAGtaaagatttttgaattttgacaaaGAAATTAGGATTAATCGCAATATCGCAAACATCTACTGAATTATTAGATTTATCCTTAGTTACACGCGGATCGGAAATACTCATGGGAATACGAAAAGAACTTGGTACTTCCGATTGCAAAATATCAGCCAATTGCTCTTCGGTAATGTCCTCCGGGGGCGGTATCTCTTCAGTTTGACAAACATTGATGAAAAATTTATCATTTGTATtcgttttaaaacttttaatgcaAATgcctgaaataaaaataaatgttaaatattataacctttataattaaaatattataaacgaATGTAAAGTTACGAAAGTACATGGCAAGAGTCTTGTAgatgtattttgtatatatctacgtattgtatatatacaaatacatgaaTATTCAATTTTATGAGAGTGGAAACACAGACACATGGTGAATttgcaaatttgttaaaatgggtcacatcatatgtatatattattatgttagaaCAGCGTAAGAGGTTAACGATCATAACGAAGCGAAAGTTTTCAGTTGAGTTAGTTTAAATACGTTAGCTATAGCAAAATTTAACAGCACACGTTTATGgttataatatcaaaaataactggactacaaaaatattaattaatatactaGGTTAGAGAACATAttcttataatatattaaaaattagcaGAATTTAAtgtttcattttaattaatattaacgagATAAGTAAAAGGCGATTATAtctactatttaatttctaaattaGATTTCTTTAATAGTTTCTTATACAAAAGATACTTATGTCATATAAGACTGTTGGAAGATATACAAAGTTTGAGATAAATTATGCACGCTTGATTTGTCTGTGGCAGTGTGTTGTAGTAGAAATATGCTATGTTTCTTGATGTAAGTATTTATCAAACGGAGGTAGTTAAGGGGGATTGGGATTATTTCGTCTAAAAACAGGcatgtttttgtgaattttttgtgaCGACACAGTTGAAATCACTTTATGAAAACCAATGATATATTAATGTATGGCATt from Bactrocera oleae isolate idBacOlea1 chromosome 3, idBacOlea1, whole genome shotgun sequence includes the following:
- the Pih1D1 gene encoding PIH1 domain-containing protein 1, coding for MSRPKNFLDADESLLEKNLKFVKNEVEEELNHYFSGTQDSDRLNESLAPPREYKVVQPKPGICIKSFKTNTNDKFFINVCQTEEIPPPEDITEEQLADILQSEVPSSFRIPMSISDPRVTKDKSNNSVDVCDIAINPNFFVKIQKSLLFKDFFLALIAEALNDKYNIQIKVEKSIILQNRKFIGTLVRHRVRNKDVKTVLSSYKQPTEEDKRKLDELEKSSVGKNVPLVQEIDINEVNVLKQKSEELKQNSSQIKEAISLAGSTVPEFKLRAKLSKEKVEEIQAEFYLPKCISSNEIALDIGEDRILLESMKHGYMFDKFVNYRLNQERARAIFDKTNKMLQVRIPVYPVH